A genome region from Brassica oleracea var. oleracea cultivar TO1000 chromosome C2, BOL, whole genome shotgun sequence includes the following:
- the LOC106324615 gene encoding sister chromatid cohesion protein PDS5 homolog A isoform X1, producing MEKTPTEIVSEMGSRLLQSYRPNKGSLVKSLREAATTLSQIEQPLVTEAVSKKQALKLIGAELRPLKKSIIKLDLLKNRDNDLSLLVTVCVSEIFRILAPEPPFEDKYLRDIFNLFLAEFSELSDTVSPYFSRRAKILETVSRCKCSLLMLDVDCHDLIHEMFNTFFSLVRDHYQQNLAHQKNAKVQQRKANTQQAQQSLFNDILTIMTDILKEEASSSLVRVILENLVKEGKDATPAANNLASSLIKNCTDTLEPLICSFLTSCFMEKDSIQSNLKDSYHEIIFMISLNAPQILLAIIPNFTQELLTDQVDVRIKALNLAGRIFAQPNHCSGEIYRDLFVEFLRRFSDKSAEVRMAALKCGKQCYLANPSGNKASGVLTAIQERLLDFDDRVRTQALVVTCDIMKSNIKYAPLNLISEATERLRDKKISVRKKAMQQLSKVYQDYCDKCSKGYMTINDHFEQIPCKILLLCCDKDCKESWSHNVELVLSDDLYPRLLPVEERMRHWVQCFVVMNHIHLKSLSSILSQKRRFQSELRHCLTLWREAKDHNVEEVKRKQKSCFVKLSSGFPDASKAEDFFHRLVQMNDTSIFDALTLLLDELTFTKAQTIREKFLERIGANHQLFDFLRILSTKCAPTIFSSEHVRYLMDQLSSSTSDTQLKAPFIKLILVILNMFPSYLRGSEKQFLELLEDDDSVADELTEALSKAAPYISANFSDYSPVLEKMCLEGTRSQAKHAVSAIASLARSSEKSVFSKLCKKLRDSLLCGRKIPTTLQSLACVGQYSVLAFDNIYEDISRYVYQVFQAEPSDNQPPCDQSSGCCNSCKLKIYGLKTLVKSFLPRHGQVVRKIDDLLNILKKTLRSQGLEGIKSCDARGANVRLAAAKAVLLLSRKWDLHISPELFRLTISMGKDSNAFITKTFLTKLQKLLMENMIPRRYACAFSFSVSGPCRDLQNDSLRYIYGFTRNATREARAGRDVDQRESLTDCPAYMIVFLIHVLAHDPDFPSEDCMDEHVYARFCGPLLSILQVLLSNKEIAPFLCCILRAIKRAEDAVDACKTPRLHILADIGSSAVNTSKCIDATSPQAPRSILLPSSLYKLGQTSMSDSQNKAKSHTRNTLEQTFMERVVLIFRSQISLHDQKCQEDTPAVVLEDGDLPLLLGNQIETSMTGSTEASKNNTRCSKKRTHLGMPEKSTTTSREMKNVTSKKCKTVEGRGHISRDSTVSLRTVESEIRKKKLERHGTCSKESAGASVSNNVTSSKPSGVVSTLKDTSNHGEAIIGQRIKLLSPADGCFHHGTVERFNSKSNSHKIAFDNGDVELVCLDSESWETLSHESMGQQEILGKETESFGSRVPEVKTKQQKKKLPAKLNPTAGEESVSEVTNTSDNIGLRRSRRQRMS from the exons ATGGAGAAAACTCCGACGGAGATTGTCTCCGAGATGGGTTCTCGTTTGCTTCAGTCATATCGTCCGAACAAGGGCTCTCTGGTGAAATCACTACGG GAAGCTGCTACTACACTGTCACAAATAGAGCAGCCTTTAGTCACCGAAGCTGTGAGCAAGAAACAAGCTCTGAAATTGATTGGAGCAGAGCTAAGACCACTGAAGAAATCCATCATCAAACTTGACCTTCTTAAGAATCGTGATAACGACCTGAGTCTATTAGTCACTGTTTGCGTCAGTGAGATCTTTCGGATTTTGGCACCTGAACCACCTTTTGAAGACAAGTATCTCAGG GATATCTTCAACCTCTTTCTTGCTGAGTTCTCTGAGCTATCTGATACTGTAAGCCCTTATTTCTCGAGAAGGGCAAAGATCTTGGAGACAGTTTCTCGATGTAAATGCTCTCTGCTAATGCTGGACGTGGACTGCCATGACTTAATTCACGAGATGTTTAACACGTTTTTCTCTCTTGTAAG AGATCACTATCAACAGAATTTAGCTCATCAGAAAAACGCTAAAGTGCAGCAGCGAAAGGCTAACACGCAGCAAGCGCAACAAAGTTTATTTAATGACATTCTAACGATAATGACTGATATTCTGAAAGAAGAGGCAAGTTCGTCACTTGTCCGTGTTATTCTTGAAAATCTTGTGAAGGAGGGAAAG GATGCGACTCCTGCTGCTAATAACCTTGCGAGTTCTCTCATTAAAAACTGTACCGACACGCTTGAGCCGTTAATTTGCAGTTTTCTAACATCCTGTTTTATGGAGAAAGATTCTATCCAGTCCAATCTCAAAGATTCTTACCACGAAATCATATTCATGATCTCCTTAAATGCTCCCCAGATACTGCTAGCAATTATCCCGAACTTCACCCAGGAACTACTG ACTGATCAGGTTGATGTGAGAATAAAAGCTCTGAACTTAGCTGGAAGGATTTTTGCACAGCCTAACCACTGTTCCGGGGAGATATATCGAGATCTTTTTGTAGAGTTCTTGAGAAGATTCTCAGATAAATCTGCAGAAGTCAGAATGGCTGCATTGAAATGCGGGAAGCAGTGTTACTTGGCGAATCCCTCTGGAAATAAAGCATCTGGAGTTCTCA CTGCCATTCAAGAGCGCCTATTAGATTTCGATGATAGGGTTAGAACACAGGCTTTGGTTGTTACTTGTGATATAATGAAGTCTAATATAAAGTATGCTCCTTTGAATCTGATCTCTGAGGCCACTGAGAGACTTCGGGATAAGAAG ATATCTGTTAGGAAGAAGGCTATGCAGCAGCTGTCAAAAGTGTATCAAGATTACTGTGACAAGTGTTCAAAAGGATATATGACAATAAATGATCATTTTGAGCAAATCCCATGCAAAATCTTGTTGCTTTGCTGCGATAAAGATTGTAAAGAATCATG GTCCCACAATGTGGAACTTGTGCTATCAGATGATCTTTATCCTCGCCTTCTTCCAGTTGAGGAGAGGATGCGGCACTGGGTTCAATGTTTTGTCGTCATGAACCATATTCACTTGAAGTCACTCAGTTCAATTTTATCTCAGAAAAGAAG GTTTCAAAGTGAATTGCGGCATTGCCTGACTCTCTGGAGGGAGGCTAAG GATCACAATGTAGAAGAAGTGAAAAGAAAACAAAAAAGCTGTTTTGTAAAGCTTTCATCTGGCTTTCCAGACGCTTCCAAGGCAGAAGATTTCTTTCACAGATTAGTCCAAATGAACGACACATCAATTTTTGATGCCTTAACTCTACTGCTGGATGAACTGACATTCACAAAAGCCCAGACTATTAGA GAGAAGTTTCTCGAGAGAATTGGTGCTAATCATCAACTTTTCGACTTCCTGCGCATACTTTCTACAAAATGTGCGCCTACTATATTTAGCTCAGAGCATGTCCGGTATCTTATGGATCAGCTTTCTAGCAGCACCTCTGACACGCAGTTGAAGGCTCCTTTCATCAAACTTATTTTG GTAATCCTCAACATGTTCCCTTCTTACCTGAGAGGTTCAGAAAAACAGTTCTTGGAGCTATTAGAGGACGATGATTCAGTCGCTGACGAGCTAACTGAAGCTTTGTCAAAGGCAGCTCCTTATATTTCTGCCAACTTCAG TGACTATTCCCCTGTTCTGGAGAAGATGTGTCTGGAGGGTACTCGTTCTCAGGCAAAACATGCTGTTTCTGCCATTGCTTCGTTGGCTAGATCATCTGAAAAATCTGTCTTTTCCAAGTTATGCAAG AAGCTCAGAGATTCTTTGCTGTGTGGACGGAAAATTCCAACAACTCTGCAATCTTTGGCATGTGTTGGGCAATATTCTGTCTTGGCTTTTGACAATATATATGAAGATATCAGTAGATACGTATACCAAGTTTTTCAA GCGGAACCATCTGATAATCAGCCTCCTTGTGATCAGTCTTCTGGTTGCTGTAACTCTTGCAAGCTAAAG ATATATGGGCTCAAAACACTTGTGAAAAGTTTCTTGCCTCGTCATGGTCAAGTCGTAAGGAAAATCGATGACTTGCTAAACATTTTGAAGAAAACACTAAGATCACAAGGACTCGAAGGCATCAAATCATG TGATGCCAGGGGGGCTAATGTTAGACTGGCTGCTGCTAAAGCTGTTTTATTGCTTTCAAGGAAATGGGACCTTCATATTTCTCCTGAACTTTTCCGTCTTACCATCTCGATGGGAAAG GACTCCAACGCTTTTATTACCAAGACTTTTCTCACCAAATTACAGAAGCTATTAATGGAAAATATGATACCCAGAAGATACGCATGTGCTTTTTCGTTTTCCGTGTCTGGTCCCTGCAGAGATCTGCAAAATGAT TCACTTAGATATATCTATGGATTCACCAGAAATGCTACAAGAGAAGCTCGGGCAGGTCGGGATGTAGATCAACGGGAATCACTCACTGATTGTCCAGCTTACATGATAGTGTTCCTGATCCATGTTCTTGCACATGACCCGGATTTCCCTTCAGAAGACTGCATGGATGAGCATGTCTATGCTCGATTTTGTGG CCCTCTGTTGTCGATCTTACAAGTGCTACTTAGTAACAAGGAAATAGCCCCTTTCTTGTGTTGTATCTTACGTGCAATTAAAAGAGCTGAAGATGCTGTTGATGCTTGTAAAACTCCT AGGCTGCATATTCTAGCTGATATTGGTTCTTCAGCTGTCAACACATCAAAATGTATTGACGCGACTTCCCCACAAGCTCCACGGTCAATTTTGCTACCATCATCGCTGTACAAACTAGGCCAAACTAGCATGTCAGACAGCCAG AACAAGGCTAAGTCTCATACTCGAAATACTTTGGAACAAACGTTCATGGAAAGAGTAGTTCTTATATTCCGATCACAGATCTCTCTG CATGATCAGAAGTGTCAAGAAGATACCCCAGCAGTTGTTTTGGAGGATGGAGATTTGCCTCTATTATTGGGAAATCAAATCGAAACCTCAATGACTGGTTCCACTGAAGCCAGCAAAAACAACACTAGGTGTAGCAAAAAGCGGACTCATTTGGGTATGCCTGAAAAAAGTACTACTACTTCCAGAGAGATGAAGAATGTTACTTCCAAGAAGTGTAAAACAGTAGAAGGGAGAGGACACATTTCTCGTGATTCCACCGTATCTTTGAGAACAGTTGAGTCGGAAATTCGTAAAAAGAAGCTAGAGAGACACGGTACTTGTTCAAAGGAGAGTGCTGGAGCAAGTGTCAGCAACAATGTTACATCTTCCAAACCTTCCGGGGTAGTATCTACGTTAAAG GATACCAGCAACCACGGCGAAGCAATCATTGGACAGCGGATTAAATTACTCTCCCCCGCTGATGGATG TTTCCATCACGGCACTGTTGAAAGGTTTAATTCTAAAAGCAACTCCCACAAG ATTGCTTTTGATAATGGGGATGTTGAATTGGTTTGCTTGGACAGCGAGAGTTGGGAGACCTTGAGCCATGAATCCATGGGGCAACAG
- the LOC106324615 gene encoding sister chromatid cohesion protein PDS5 homolog A isoform X2 yields MEKTPTEIVSEMGSRLLQSYRPNKGSLVKSLREAATTLSQIEQPLVTEAVSKKQALKLIGAELRPLKKSIIKLDLLKNRDNDLSLLVTVCVSEIFRILAPEPPFEDKYLRDIFNLFLAEFSELSDTVSPYFSRRAKILETVSRCKCSLLMLDVDCHDLIHEMFNTFFSLVRDHYQQNLAHQKNAKVQQRKANTQQAQQSLFNDILTIMTDILKEEASSSLVRVILENLVKEGKDATPAANNLASSLIKNCTDTLEPLICSFLTSCFMEKDSIQSNLKDSYHEIIFMISLNAPQILLAIIPNFTQELLTDQVDVRIKALNLAGRIFAQPNHCSGEIYRDLFVEFLRRFSDKSAEVRMAALKCGKQCYLANPSGNKASGVLTAIQERLLDFDDRVRTQALVVTCDIMKSNIKYAPLNLISEATERLRDKKISVRKKAMQQLSKVYQDYCDKCSKGYMTINDHFEQIPCKILLLCCDKDCKESWSHNVELVLSDDLYPRLLPVEERMRHWVQCFVVMNHIHLKSLSSILSQKRRFQSELRHCLTLWREAKDHNVEEVKRKQKSCFVKLSSGFPDASKAEDFFHRLVQMNDTSIFDALTLLLDELTFTKAQTIREKFLERIGANHQLFDFLRILSTKCAPTIFSSEHVRYLMDQLSSSTSDTQLKAPFIKLILVILNMFPSYLRGSEKQFLELLEDDDSVADELTEALSKAAPYISANFSDYSPVLEKMCLEGTRSQAKHAVSAIASLARSSEKSVFSKLCKKLRDSLLCGRKIPTTLQSLACVGQYSVLAFDNIYEDISRYVYQVFQAEPSDNQPPCDQSSGCCNSCKLKIYGLKTLVKSFLPRHGQVVRKIDDLLNILKKTLRSQGLEGIKSCDARGANVRLAAAKAVLLLSRKWDLHISPELFRLTISMGKDSNAFITKTFLTKLQKLLMENMIPRRYACAFSFSVSGPCRDLQNDSLRYIYGFTRNATREARAGRDVDQRESLTDCPAYMIVFLIHVLAHDPDFPSEDCMDEHVYARFCGPLLSILQVLLSNKEIAPFLCCILRAIKRAEDAVDACKTPRLHILADIGSSAVNTSKCIDATSPQAPRSILLPSSLYKLGQTSMSDSQNKAKSHTRNTLEQTFMERVVLIFRSQISLKCQEDTPAVVLEDGDLPLLLGNQIETSMTGSTEASKNNTRCSKKRTHLGMPEKSTTTSREMKNVTSKKCKTVEGRGHISRDSTVSLRTVESEIRKKKLERHGTCSKESAGASVSNNVTSSKPSGVVSTLKDTSNHGEAIIGQRIKLLSPADGCFHHGTVERFNSKSNSHKIAFDNGDVELVCLDSESWETLSHESMGQQEILGKETESFGSRVPEVKTKQQKKKLPAKLNPTAGEESVSEVTNTSDNIGLRRSRRQRMS; encoded by the exons ATGGAGAAAACTCCGACGGAGATTGTCTCCGAGATGGGTTCTCGTTTGCTTCAGTCATATCGTCCGAACAAGGGCTCTCTGGTGAAATCACTACGG GAAGCTGCTACTACACTGTCACAAATAGAGCAGCCTTTAGTCACCGAAGCTGTGAGCAAGAAACAAGCTCTGAAATTGATTGGAGCAGAGCTAAGACCACTGAAGAAATCCATCATCAAACTTGACCTTCTTAAGAATCGTGATAACGACCTGAGTCTATTAGTCACTGTTTGCGTCAGTGAGATCTTTCGGATTTTGGCACCTGAACCACCTTTTGAAGACAAGTATCTCAGG GATATCTTCAACCTCTTTCTTGCTGAGTTCTCTGAGCTATCTGATACTGTAAGCCCTTATTTCTCGAGAAGGGCAAAGATCTTGGAGACAGTTTCTCGATGTAAATGCTCTCTGCTAATGCTGGACGTGGACTGCCATGACTTAATTCACGAGATGTTTAACACGTTTTTCTCTCTTGTAAG AGATCACTATCAACAGAATTTAGCTCATCAGAAAAACGCTAAAGTGCAGCAGCGAAAGGCTAACACGCAGCAAGCGCAACAAAGTTTATTTAATGACATTCTAACGATAATGACTGATATTCTGAAAGAAGAGGCAAGTTCGTCACTTGTCCGTGTTATTCTTGAAAATCTTGTGAAGGAGGGAAAG GATGCGACTCCTGCTGCTAATAACCTTGCGAGTTCTCTCATTAAAAACTGTACCGACACGCTTGAGCCGTTAATTTGCAGTTTTCTAACATCCTGTTTTATGGAGAAAGATTCTATCCAGTCCAATCTCAAAGATTCTTACCACGAAATCATATTCATGATCTCCTTAAATGCTCCCCAGATACTGCTAGCAATTATCCCGAACTTCACCCAGGAACTACTG ACTGATCAGGTTGATGTGAGAATAAAAGCTCTGAACTTAGCTGGAAGGATTTTTGCACAGCCTAACCACTGTTCCGGGGAGATATATCGAGATCTTTTTGTAGAGTTCTTGAGAAGATTCTCAGATAAATCTGCAGAAGTCAGAATGGCTGCATTGAAATGCGGGAAGCAGTGTTACTTGGCGAATCCCTCTGGAAATAAAGCATCTGGAGTTCTCA CTGCCATTCAAGAGCGCCTATTAGATTTCGATGATAGGGTTAGAACACAGGCTTTGGTTGTTACTTGTGATATAATGAAGTCTAATATAAAGTATGCTCCTTTGAATCTGATCTCTGAGGCCACTGAGAGACTTCGGGATAAGAAG ATATCTGTTAGGAAGAAGGCTATGCAGCAGCTGTCAAAAGTGTATCAAGATTACTGTGACAAGTGTTCAAAAGGATATATGACAATAAATGATCATTTTGAGCAAATCCCATGCAAAATCTTGTTGCTTTGCTGCGATAAAGATTGTAAAGAATCATG GTCCCACAATGTGGAACTTGTGCTATCAGATGATCTTTATCCTCGCCTTCTTCCAGTTGAGGAGAGGATGCGGCACTGGGTTCAATGTTTTGTCGTCATGAACCATATTCACTTGAAGTCACTCAGTTCAATTTTATCTCAGAAAAGAAG GTTTCAAAGTGAATTGCGGCATTGCCTGACTCTCTGGAGGGAGGCTAAG GATCACAATGTAGAAGAAGTGAAAAGAAAACAAAAAAGCTGTTTTGTAAAGCTTTCATCTGGCTTTCCAGACGCTTCCAAGGCAGAAGATTTCTTTCACAGATTAGTCCAAATGAACGACACATCAATTTTTGATGCCTTAACTCTACTGCTGGATGAACTGACATTCACAAAAGCCCAGACTATTAGA GAGAAGTTTCTCGAGAGAATTGGTGCTAATCATCAACTTTTCGACTTCCTGCGCATACTTTCTACAAAATGTGCGCCTACTATATTTAGCTCAGAGCATGTCCGGTATCTTATGGATCAGCTTTCTAGCAGCACCTCTGACACGCAGTTGAAGGCTCCTTTCATCAAACTTATTTTG GTAATCCTCAACATGTTCCCTTCTTACCTGAGAGGTTCAGAAAAACAGTTCTTGGAGCTATTAGAGGACGATGATTCAGTCGCTGACGAGCTAACTGAAGCTTTGTCAAAGGCAGCTCCTTATATTTCTGCCAACTTCAG TGACTATTCCCCTGTTCTGGAGAAGATGTGTCTGGAGGGTACTCGTTCTCAGGCAAAACATGCTGTTTCTGCCATTGCTTCGTTGGCTAGATCATCTGAAAAATCTGTCTTTTCCAAGTTATGCAAG AAGCTCAGAGATTCTTTGCTGTGTGGACGGAAAATTCCAACAACTCTGCAATCTTTGGCATGTGTTGGGCAATATTCTGTCTTGGCTTTTGACAATATATATGAAGATATCAGTAGATACGTATACCAAGTTTTTCAA GCGGAACCATCTGATAATCAGCCTCCTTGTGATCAGTCTTCTGGTTGCTGTAACTCTTGCAAGCTAAAG ATATATGGGCTCAAAACACTTGTGAAAAGTTTCTTGCCTCGTCATGGTCAAGTCGTAAGGAAAATCGATGACTTGCTAAACATTTTGAAGAAAACACTAAGATCACAAGGACTCGAAGGCATCAAATCATG TGATGCCAGGGGGGCTAATGTTAGACTGGCTGCTGCTAAAGCTGTTTTATTGCTTTCAAGGAAATGGGACCTTCATATTTCTCCTGAACTTTTCCGTCTTACCATCTCGATGGGAAAG GACTCCAACGCTTTTATTACCAAGACTTTTCTCACCAAATTACAGAAGCTATTAATGGAAAATATGATACCCAGAAGATACGCATGTGCTTTTTCGTTTTCCGTGTCTGGTCCCTGCAGAGATCTGCAAAATGAT TCACTTAGATATATCTATGGATTCACCAGAAATGCTACAAGAGAAGCTCGGGCAGGTCGGGATGTAGATCAACGGGAATCACTCACTGATTGTCCAGCTTACATGATAGTGTTCCTGATCCATGTTCTTGCACATGACCCGGATTTCCCTTCAGAAGACTGCATGGATGAGCATGTCTATGCTCGATTTTGTGG CCCTCTGTTGTCGATCTTACAAGTGCTACTTAGTAACAAGGAAATAGCCCCTTTCTTGTGTTGTATCTTACGTGCAATTAAAAGAGCTGAAGATGCTGTTGATGCTTGTAAAACTCCT AGGCTGCATATTCTAGCTGATATTGGTTCTTCAGCTGTCAACACATCAAAATGTATTGACGCGACTTCCCCACAAGCTCCACGGTCAATTTTGCTACCATCATCGCTGTACAAACTAGGCCAAACTAGCATGTCAGACAGCCAG AACAAGGCTAAGTCTCATACTCGAAATACTTTGGAACAAACGTTCATGGAAAGAGTAGTTCTTATATTCCGATCACAGATCTCTCTG AAGTGTCAAGAAGATACCCCAGCAGTTGTTTTGGAGGATGGAGATTTGCCTCTATTATTGGGAAATCAAATCGAAACCTCAATGACTGGTTCCACTGAAGCCAGCAAAAACAACACTAGGTGTAGCAAAAAGCGGACTCATTTGGGTATGCCTGAAAAAAGTACTACTACTTCCAGAGAGATGAAGAATGTTACTTCCAAGAAGTGTAAAACAGTAGAAGGGAGAGGACACATTTCTCGTGATTCCACCGTATCTTTGAGAACAGTTGAGTCGGAAATTCGTAAAAAGAAGCTAGAGAGACACGGTACTTGTTCAAAGGAGAGTGCTGGAGCAAGTGTCAGCAACAATGTTACATCTTCCAAACCTTCCGGGGTAGTATCTACGTTAAAG GATACCAGCAACCACGGCGAAGCAATCATTGGACAGCGGATTAAATTACTCTCCCCCGCTGATGGATG TTTCCATCACGGCACTGTTGAAAGGTTTAATTCTAAAAGCAACTCCCACAAG ATTGCTTTTGATAATGGGGATGTTGAATTGGTTTGCTTGGACAGCGAGAGTTGGGAGACCTTGAGCCATGAATCCATGGGGCAACAG